The following coding sequences lie in one Arachis stenosperma cultivar V10309 chromosome 5, arast.V10309.gnm1.PFL2, whole genome shotgun sequence genomic window:
- the LOC130980338 gene encoding uncharacterized protein LOC130980338, protein MEGWKERLLNQAGKETLIKSVIQAMPSYAMNIIKFFKSFCKRICSKVARFWWATSGKERGIHWKKWDCITDSNSSVGLGFKDLEKHNTTYLAKQAWRAMKNPDAIWVQKACHDILPVGSNLYKRRMAPDLLCQICLKGMETVKHALLLYDWARATWFGVEYQWIPTPETVNSIGSWMVKCIRKIREGGRDDHEKRISKLGFLLWEIWKTRNNKLFQQQEVNQSWTISKARALETVYGKLAKKQQTQKREANRSRTYPMTWRPPPEDWLKANVDAAFRKENETGAIAVVIKDSKEKMVLGFSGKIQAKSSIVAEAQAIRQALIIVNNLNMGKTLIESDSLKLIQTIKSKTTIGEASAIIQDIQNLMEKIPEKGMTWTPRNENRLAMQ, encoded by the exons ATGGAGGGATGGAAAGAAAGGTTGTTGAACCAGGCAGGCAAAGAAACATTAATAAAATCAGTTATACAAGCAATGCCATCATATGCCATGAATATTATAAAGTTTTTCAAGAGTTTCTGCAAGAGAATTTGCTCAAAGGTGGCGCGATTCTGGTGGGCAACCTCCGGGAAAGAAAGGGGCATTCATTGGAAAAAATGGGACTGCATTACGGATAGCAATAGCAGCGTGGGGTTGGGATTTAAGGATCTAGAAAAACATAATACTACTTACCTTGCAAAACAAGCGTGGAGAGCAATGAAGAATCCAGATGCAATATGGGTCCAG AAAGCATGCCATGACATATTACCAGTGGGCTCAAATTTGTATAAAAGGAGGATGGCACCAGATCTATTGTGTCAGATATGCTTAAAAGGGATGGAGACGGTCAAACATGCTTTACTGCTATATGATTGGGCGAGAGCAACATGGTTCGGAGTGGAATACCAATGGATCCCAACACCAGAGACAGTTAACTCGATTGGAAGTTGGATGGTAAAGTGTATAAGGAAGATAAGAGAAGGAGGCCGAGACGATCATGAGAAGAGGATTAGTAAGCTCGGGTTTCTCTTGTGGGAGATATGGAAAACCAGgaataacaaattatttcaaCAGCAAGAAGTGAATCAAAGTTGGACAATCAGCAAAGCAAGAGCACTAGAGACAGTCTATGGAAAACTAGCAAAAAAACAGCAAACACAAAAAAGAGAAGCCAATAGGAGCAGAACTTACCCGATGACATGGAGACCTCCTCCTGAAGATTGGCTGAAAGCAAATGTTGATGCTGCCTTTCGAAAGGAGAATGAGACAGGTGCAATAGCTGTGGTGATCAAAGATAGCAAAGAAAAGATGGTATTAGGATTTTCAGGGAAGATTCAAGCTAAATCAAGCATTGTGGCTGAGGCTCAAGCAATAAGACAAGCTTTAATCATAGTGAACAATTTGAATATGGGTAAAACGCTAATAGAATCGGATAGTTTAAAGCTCATTCAAACAATCAAATCCAAGACAACCATTGGAGAAGCATCAGCTATCATCCAagatattcaaaatttaatggAAAAAATACCTGAAAAAGGAATGACTTGGACTCCCAGGAATGAAAATCGGCTGGCCATGCAGTGA